A genomic segment from Streptomyces antibioticus encodes:
- the rsmD gene encoding 16S rRNA (guanine(966)-N(2))-methyltransferase RsmD, whose amino-acid sequence MTRVIAGTAGGRRLAVPPGTGTRPTSDRAKEGLFSTWQSLLGGPLDGERILDLYAGSGAVGLEALSRGAGHALLVEADTRAARVIRENVKSLALPGAEVRAGKARQIIQTAPTAPYDLVFLDPPYAVTDDDLREILLTLRSGGWLAARALVTVERSTRGGEFHWPDGFEGLRARRYGEGTFWYGRAASTCEDAR is encoded by the coding sequence ATGACCCGCGTGATCGCCGGCACGGCCGGCGGACGCCGACTGGCCGTCCCGCCAGGGACCGGCACCCGCCCCACCTCCGACCGCGCCAAGGAGGGCCTGTTCTCCACCTGGCAGTCCCTGCTCGGCGGCCCCCTCGACGGCGAACGCATCCTGGACCTCTACGCCGGATCGGGCGCCGTCGGCCTGGAGGCCCTCTCCCGCGGCGCCGGCCACGCCCTCCTCGTCGAGGCCGACACCCGAGCGGCCCGCGTCATCCGGGAGAACGTGAAGAGCCTCGCCCTCCCCGGCGCCGAGGTCCGCGCGGGCAAGGCCCGCCAGATCATCCAGACCGCGCCGACGGCACCGTACGACCTGGTCTTCCTCGATCCGCCGTACGCCGTCACGGACGACGATCTTCGGGAGATCCTGCTCACACTCCGCTCGGGGGGCTGGCTCGCGGCGCGCGCCCTCGTCACCGTGGAGCGCAGCACCAGAGGCGGGGAGTTCCACTGGCCCGACGGTTTCGAAGGACTCCGGGCCCGTCGCTACGGCGAGGGAACGTTTTGGTACGGTCGCGCCGCCTCTACGTGCGAAGACGCACGATGA
- the recG gene encoding ATP-dependent DNA helicase RecG, with protein sequence MDLVPALEEPLKKVLGPPTAKVMAEHLGLHTVGDLLHHYPRRYEERGQLTHLADLPMDEHVTVVAMVADARLHSFASAKSPRGKGQRLEVTITDGHGRLQLVFFGNGVHKPHKELLPGTRAMFAGKVSVFNRRLQLAHPAYELLRGDTEEAVETWAGALIPLYPATAKLESWKIGKAVQTVLPSAQEAVDPLPDSLREGRGLVSLPEALLKIHRPHTKADIDAARTRLKWDEAFVLQVALARRRHADAQLPAVPRRPAADGLLSAFDDRLPFTLTDGQRKVSAEIFDDLATDHPMHRLLQGEVGSGKTLVALRAMLAVVDAGGQAALLAPTEVLAQQHHRSVVEMMGELAEGGMLGGADRATKVVLLTGSMGTAARRQALLDLVTGEAGIVIGTHALIEDKVRFHDLGLVVVDEQHRFGVEQRDALRGKGKQPPHLLVMTATPIPRTVAMTVFGDLETSVLDQLPAGRSPIASHVVPAADKPHFLARAWERVREEVANGHQAYVVCPRIGDEDEDPKKAGRKKSPEDEAEKRPPLAVLDVADHLAKGPLQGLTVEVLHGRMHPDDKDAVMRRFAAGDTDVLVATTVIEVGVNVPNATAMVIMDADRFGVSQLHQLRGRVGRGSAPGLCLLVTEMPEASPARQRLGAVAATLDGFELSRIDLEQRREGDVLGQAQSGARSSLRVLAVIEDEEVIEQAREEAVAVVEADPELTAHPGLRTALDALVDEEREQYLEKG encoded by the coding sequence ATGGATCTCGTGCCCGCACTCGAAGAACCGCTCAAAAAGGTGCTCGGCCCACCTACCGCGAAGGTGATGGCCGAGCATCTCGGCCTGCACACCGTCGGCGATCTCCTGCACCACTACCCGCGCAGATACGAGGAGCGGGGCCAGCTCACCCACCTCGCCGACCTCCCCATGGACGAGCACGTCACGGTGGTCGCCATGGTCGCCGACGCCCGGCTGCACTCCTTCGCCTCCGCCAAGTCCCCGCGCGGCAAGGGCCAGCGGCTCGAGGTCACCATCACCGACGGCCACGGCCGGCTCCAACTGGTCTTCTTCGGCAACGGCGTGCACAAGCCCCACAAGGAACTCCTGCCGGGCACCCGCGCGATGTTCGCCGGCAAGGTCTCCGTCTTCAACCGCCGCCTCCAGCTCGCCCACCCGGCGTACGAACTGCTGCGCGGCGACACCGAGGAGGCCGTCGAGACCTGGGCGGGGGCGCTGATCCCGCTCTACCCCGCCACCGCCAAGCTGGAGTCCTGGAAGATCGGCAAGGCGGTCCAGACCGTCCTGCCCAGCGCCCAGGAGGCCGTCGACCCGCTCCCGGACAGCCTGCGCGAGGGCCGCGGCCTGGTCTCCCTGCCCGAGGCCCTCCTCAAGATCCACCGCCCCCACACCAAGGCCGACATCGACGCCGCCCGCACCCGCCTGAAGTGGGACGAGGCGTTCGTCCTCCAGGTGGCCCTGGCCCGCCGCCGGCACGCCGACGCCCAGCTCCCGGCGGTCCCGCGCCGGCCCGCCGCCGACGGTCTGCTCTCCGCCTTCGACGACCGGCTGCCCTTCACCCTCACCGACGGCCAGCGGAAGGTCTCCGCGGAGATCTTCGACGACCTGGCGACCGACCATCCGATGCACCGGCTGCTCCAGGGCGAGGTCGGCTCCGGCAAGACGCTCGTGGCCCTGCGCGCCATGCTCGCCGTCGTCGACGCGGGCGGACAGGCCGCCCTCCTCGCCCCCACCGAGGTGCTCGCCCAGCAGCACCACCGCTCCGTCGTGGAGATGATGGGCGAACTGGCCGAGGGCGGCATGCTGGGCGGCGCGGACCGCGCCACCAAGGTCGTGCTGCTCACCGGCTCCATGGGCACCGCCGCCCGCCGCCAGGCCCTCCTGGACCTGGTCACCGGCGAGGCCGGCATCGTGATCGGCACCCACGCCCTGATCGAGGACAAGGTCCGCTTCCACGACCTGGGCCTGGTCGTGGTGGACGAACAGCACCGCTTCGGTGTCGAACAGCGCGACGCCCTGCGCGGCAAGGGCAAGCAGCCCCCGCACCTGCTCGTCATGACCGCCACCCCCATCCCGCGCACGGTCGCGATGACCGTCTTCGGCGACCTGGAGACCTCGGTCCTCGACCAGCTCCCGGCCGGCCGCTCGCCCATCGCCAGCCATGTCGTCCCGGCCGCCGACAAACCCCACTTCCTGGCCCGCGCCTGGGAGCGCGTGCGCGAGGAGGTGGCGAACGGCCATCAGGCGTACGTCGTCTGCCCCCGCATCGGCGACGAGGACGAGGACCCCAAGAAGGCCGGGCGGAAGAAGTCCCCGGAGGACGAGGCGGAGAAGCGCCCCCCGCTCGCCGTCCTCGACGTGGCCGACCACCTCGCCAAGGGCCCGCTGCAGGGGCTCACCGTGGAGGTGCTGCACGGCCGGATGCACCCCGACGACAAGGACGCCGTGATGCGGCGCTTCGCCGCCGGGGACACCGACGTCCTGGTCGCCACGACCGTCATCGAGGTCGGCGTCAACGTCCCGAACGCCACCGCGATGGTGATCATGGACGCCGACCGCTTCGGCGTCTCCCAGCTCCACCAGCTCCGCGGCCGGGTGGGGCGCGGCTCGGCCCCCGGCCTGTGCCTGCTGGTCACCGAGATGCCGGAGGCGAGCCCGGCCCGGCAGCGGCTGGGCGCCGTCGCCGCCACCCTCGACGGCTTCGAACTGTCCCGCATCGACCTCGAACAGCGCCGCGAGGGCGACGTCCTCGGCCAGGCCCAGTCCGGCGCCCGCTCCTCCCTGCGCGTCCTGGCGGTCATCGAGGACGAGGAGGTCATCGAGCAGGCCCGCGAGGAGGCGGTGGCCGTCGTCGAGGCGGACCCGGAACTGACCGCGCACCCCGGACTGCGCACCGCCCTGGACGCCCTCGTGGACGAGGAGCGGGAGCAGTACCTGGAGAAGGGGTGA
- a CDS encoding HSP90 family protein, which yields MDSQTSQASQATPSPHTFQVDLRGLVDLLSHHLYSSPKVYLRELLQNAVDAITARRAEEPDAPARVRLFAADGALRVEDSGVGLTEADVHTLLATIGRSSKRADDLREARADFLGQFGIGLLACFVVAERIRVVSRSSRTPDAPPVEWTARDDGSYTVRTLPHEERPEPGTTVHLVARAGAAEWLTEERVLRLARDVGSLLPYDVRVGEEAVTDLPAPWDRPYASPANRRVALARHCHQLFGFTPLDTIELDVPAAGVRGVAYVLPAAVSPAQRATHRVHLKGMLLTERAEQLLPDWAFFVRCVLDTDSLRPTASRESLYEDETLAAVREALGERIRAWLTGLAAGDPERLGAFLAVHHLGVKSLARHDKEMLRTMLPWLPFETTDGRLSLEEFAQRHPVVHFTRTVEEYRQVAPIASAQGVGVINGGYTYDSELVEALPSVRPGTVVAELDADTVTAHLDSVDPAEELALAGFLAVARAKLDPLGCDVVLRAFHPLSVPALHLDDRAARHEQARAEAEAQADDLWAGILGSLRGSAPRARLVLNHLNPLIRRISSLGEPELIGTATESLYGQALLMAQRPLRPADSALLNRAFIGLLEWATHGEAVPGSDSDTAGGGH from the coding sequence ATGGACTCCCAGACCTCACAGGCATCCCAGGCAACTCCGTCACCACACACCTTCCAGGTCGACCTGCGTGGTCTGGTGGACCTGCTGTCCCATCATCTGTACTCAAGTCCCAAGGTCTACCTGCGCGAGCTGCTCCAGAACGCCGTGGACGCCATCACGGCGCGCCGGGCCGAGGAGCCCGACGCCCCGGCGCGGGTGCGGCTGTTCGCGGCCGACGGCGCGCTGCGGGTGGAGGACTCCGGCGTCGGGCTCACCGAGGCCGATGTGCACACCCTGCTGGCGACCATCGGGCGCAGCTCCAAGCGGGCGGACGACCTGCGGGAGGCGCGGGCCGACTTCCTCGGCCAGTTCGGCATCGGACTGCTGGCGTGCTTCGTGGTCGCCGAGCGGATCCGGGTGGTCAGCCGCAGCTCGCGCACCCCGGACGCGCCGCCCGTGGAGTGGACGGCACGCGACGACGGTTCGTACACCGTGCGGACGCTGCCGCACGAGGAGCGGCCCGAACCGGGCACCACCGTGCATCTGGTGGCGCGGGCCGGGGCCGCGGAGTGGCTCACCGAGGAGCGGGTGCTCCGGCTGGCCCGCGACGTCGGTTCGCTGCTGCCGTACGACGTCCGGGTGGGCGAGGAGGCGGTCACCGATCTGCCGGCGCCCTGGGACCGGCCGTACGCCTCCCCCGCCAACCGGCGGGTGGCGCTGGCCCGGCACTGCCACCAGCTCTTCGGATTCACGCCGTTGGACACCATCGAGCTGGACGTGCCGGCGGCGGGCGTGCGCGGGGTGGCGTATGTGCTGCCGGCCGCGGTCAGTCCGGCGCAGCGGGCCACGCACCGGGTGCACCTCAAGGGCATGCTGCTGACCGAGCGGGCCGAGCAACTGCTGCCCGACTGGGCGTTCTTCGTGCGCTGTGTGCTCGACACCGACAGTCTGCGGCCGACGGCCTCGCGCGAGTCGCTGTACGAGGACGAGACGCTGGCCGCCGTCCGGGAGGCGCTGGGTGAGCGGATCCGGGCCTGGCTGACGGGTCTCGCGGCCGGTGACCCGGAGCGCCTCGGGGCGTTCCTCGCCGTGCACCATCTGGGGGTCAAGTCCCTGGCGCGGCACGACAAGGAGATGCTGCGCACGATGCTGCCGTGGCTGCCCTTCGAGACGACCGACGGGCGGCTGTCGCTGGAGGAGTTCGCGCAGCGCCACCCGGTGGTGCACTTCACGCGCACGGTGGAGGAGTACCGGCAGGTCGCGCCGATCGCGTCCGCGCAGGGCGTCGGGGTGATCAACGGCGGTTACACCTACGACAGCGAGCTGGTCGAGGCGCTGCCGTCGGTGCGGCCGGGGACGGTGGTCGCCGAGCTGGACGCGGACACCGTGACGGCCCATCTGGACTCGGTGGACCCGGCGGAGGAGCTGGCGCTGGCGGGGTTCCTCGCGGTGGCGCGGGCGAAGCTGGACCCGCTGGGCTGCGACGTGGTCCTGCGGGCCTTCCATCCGCTGTCGGTGCCGGCGCTGCATCTGGACGACCGGGCGGCCCGGCACGAGCAGGCGCGCGCCGAGGCCGAGGCGCAGGCCGACGATCTGTGGGCGGGCATCCTGGGCTCGCTGCGCGGCAGCGCCCCGCGCGCGCGTCTGGTGCTCAACCATCTCAACCCGCTGATCCGGCGGATCAGTTCGCTCGGGGAGCCCGAACTGATCGGGACGGCCACCGAGTCGCTGTACGGGCAGGCGCTGCTGATGGCGCAGCGGCCGCTGCGGCCGGCGGACTCGGCGCTGCTGAACCGGGCGTTCATCGGCCTGCTGGAGTGGGCCACGCACGGCGAGGCCGTTCCCGGTTCCGATTCCGACACCGCGGGGGGCGGTCACTGA